A genomic region of Burkholderia humptydooensis contains the following coding sequences:
- a CDS encoding ABC transporter substrate-binding protein — MSFPLSPALRRTTLFARRALAASLTAALAFAAAGTPQAAHAEGRIRIAEQFGVVYLMLNVARDQQLIEKEGRKAGLDIKVDWVRLSGGAAVNDALLSGAVDIAGAGVGPLLTVWDRTRGRQNVKGVASLGNFPYYLVSSNPNVKTIADLGAKDRIAVPAVGVSVQSRVLQYAAAKQWGDKQFDKLDPLTQAIPHPDATAAILANSNVITGHFGNPPFQEQELAGNPNAHIVLNSYDVLGGPSSATVLYATGKFRDDNPKTYRAFVAALADAARQIAADPERAADTYIRVNDSKIDRALLLKILRNPQVQFKTAPQNTLKLAQFMYRTGAIRNEPKSWRDYFFDDPATAGGS, encoded by the coding sequence ATGTCGTTTCCGCTTTCGCCGGCACTGCGCCGCACGACCCTGTTTGCGCGCCGCGCTCTGGCCGCCTCGCTCACCGCTGCGCTGGCCTTCGCCGCCGCCGGCACGCCGCAAGCCGCGCACGCGGAAGGCCGCATCCGCATCGCCGAGCAGTTCGGCGTCGTCTACCTGATGCTGAACGTCGCGCGCGACCAGCAACTGATCGAGAAGGAAGGGCGCAAGGCCGGCCTCGACATCAAGGTCGACTGGGTGCGGCTGTCGGGCGGTGCGGCCGTGAACGACGCGCTGCTGTCGGGCGCGGTCGACATCGCCGGCGCGGGCGTCGGGCCGCTGCTGACCGTGTGGGACCGCACCCGCGGCCGGCAGAACGTGAAGGGCGTCGCGTCGCTCGGCAATTTTCCGTACTACCTCGTCAGCAGCAACCCGAACGTGAAGACGATCGCCGACCTGGGCGCGAAGGACCGCATTGCGGTGCCGGCCGTCGGCGTGTCGGTGCAGTCGCGCGTGCTGCAGTACGCGGCCGCGAAGCAATGGGGCGACAAGCAGTTCGACAAGCTCGATCCGCTCACGCAGGCCATTCCGCATCCCGACGCGACGGCCGCGATCCTCGCGAACAGCAACGTGATTACCGGCCACTTCGGCAATCCGCCGTTTCAGGAGCAGGAACTCGCGGGCAATCCGAACGCGCACATCGTGCTGAATTCCTACGACGTGCTCGGCGGCCCGAGCTCCGCGACGGTGCTGTATGCGACCGGGAAATTCCGCGACGACAACCCGAAGACGTATCGCGCGTTCGTCGCCGCGCTCGCCGATGCGGCGCGCCAGATCGCGGCCGACCCCGAGCGCGCGGCCGACACCTATATTCGCGTAAACGATTCGAAGATCGATCGCGCGTTGTTGCTGAAGATCCTGCGCAATCCGCAGGTGCAGTTCAAGACGGCACCGCAGAACACGCTGAAGCTCGCGCAGTTCATGTATCGCACCGGTGCGATCCGCAACGAGCCGAAGTCGTGGCGCGATTACTTCTTCGACGATCCGGCGACGGCCGGCGGCAGTTGA
- a CDS encoding TauD/TfdA dioxygenase family protein, which translates to MTTPAIRTAASTFAGHRPALPPEAGAQRFDIVPFDAPLGAEVVGIDLSQPLDAADFARIHRAHLDHHVLVFRDQRITPDKHIAFSRRFGPLQIHVLHQFALAAHPEVLIVSNIVEDGKPIGLGDAGHFWHSDLSYKEKPSLGSLLHAQELPAEGGDTLFANMHLAWDTLPAHLRRAVEGRRAEHTYLARYAELQARSPWRPNLSAEQIAQVEAVVHPVVRTHPETGRRALFVSEHFTTRIVDVPEDESRALLDELFAHSVRAEHLHRHHWRDHDLVFWDNRSLMHLAAGTPDHLRRKLYRTTIEGDAPF; encoded by the coding sequence GTGACGACTCCCGCCATCCGCACCGCAGCATCGACGTTCGCCGGCCATCGCCCCGCGTTGCCGCCCGAGGCCGGCGCGCAGCGCTTCGACATCGTCCCGTTCGATGCGCCGCTCGGCGCCGAAGTCGTCGGCATCGACCTGTCGCAACCGCTCGACGCCGCGGATTTCGCGCGCATCCACCGCGCGCATCTCGACCATCACGTGCTGGTGTTTCGCGACCAGCGCATCACGCCGGACAAACACATCGCATTCAGCCGCCGCTTCGGCCCGCTGCAGATCCACGTGCTGCACCAGTTCGCGCTGGCCGCGCATCCGGAAGTGCTGATCGTGTCGAACATCGTCGAGGACGGCAAGCCGATCGGGCTCGGCGACGCCGGCCATTTCTGGCACTCCGACCTGTCGTACAAGGAAAAGCCGAGCCTCGGTTCGCTGCTGCATGCGCAGGAGCTGCCGGCCGAGGGCGGCGACACGCTGTTCGCAAACATGCATCTCGCCTGGGACACGCTGCCCGCGCATCTGCGTCGCGCGGTCGAAGGACGGCGCGCCGAGCACACGTATCTGGCGCGCTATGCGGAGTTGCAGGCGCGCAGCCCGTGGCGGCCGAACCTGTCGGCCGAGCAGATCGCGCAAGTCGAAGCGGTGGTGCACCCGGTCGTGCGCACGCATCCGGAAACGGGACGCCGGGCGCTGTTCGTCAGCGAGCATTTCACGACGCGCATCGTCGACGTGCCCGAGGACGAAAGCCGCGCGCTGCTCGACGAACTGTTCGCGCACAGCGTGCGCGCCGAGCATCTGCACCGGCACCACTGGCGCGACCACGACCTCGTGTTCTGGGACAACCGCTCGCTGATGCATCTCGCGGCCGGCACCCCCGACCATCTGCGCCGCAAGCTGTACCGCACGACGATCGAAGGCGACGCGCCGTTCTGA
- a CDS encoding substrate-binding domain-containing protein: MRSLLCRKSRVDLKIGALMLCFATVLGAPAAQAGPLKGAPAPFDKGGVKIALVNYLSTGDFFQAYEAGAQKQARALGVDLRIYEGRQDAAEQREQIQQAISIGVSAIIVNHGLPESLKDVVQRALDKGIKVVAFDVDLGNPKVPQIEQNDRDLANLLLGQAVKDNGDAFSAGYVYVAGFAPLDRRDAAWRDFKRAHPKVREKARWGTVDNPIAQSVANQAAAAYRANPDIRVVFAPYDEFARGAKLAADEARLSSKIRIYSADISTADIEAIRAPNSAWVATAATNPAVVGAVSVRAAALLVAGQDPGARIAVKPTLITRDDLVKNDIRTVAELGAKFPAFRASDAATAAWIPAAD, encoded by the coding sequence ATGCGCTCGTTGCTTTGCCGGAAATCGCGCGTCGATCTGAAGATCGGTGCGCTCATGCTGTGTTTCGCGACTGTGCTGGGCGCGCCCGCCGCGCAGGCCGGTCCGCTCAAGGGCGCGCCCGCGCCGTTCGACAAGGGCGGCGTGAAGATCGCGCTGGTCAACTATCTGTCGACCGGCGACTTCTTCCAGGCTTACGAGGCCGGCGCGCAGAAGCAGGCGCGTGCGCTCGGCGTCGATCTGCGCATCTACGAGGGCCGGCAGGATGCGGCCGAGCAGCGCGAGCAGATCCAGCAGGCGATCAGCATCGGCGTGTCCGCGATCATCGTCAATCACGGCCTGCCGGAATCGCTGAAGGACGTCGTGCAGCGTGCGCTGGACAAAGGCATCAAGGTCGTCGCGTTCGACGTCGACCTCGGCAATCCGAAGGTGCCGCAGATCGAGCAGAACGATCGCGACCTGGCCAACCTGCTGCTCGGGCAGGCCGTCAAGGACAACGGCGACGCGTTCTCGGCCGGTTACGTCTACGTGGCCGGTTTTGCGCCGCTCGACCGGCGCGATGCCGCGTGGCGCGACTTCAAGCGCGCGCATCCGAAGGTGCGGGAGAAGGCGCGCTGGGGCACCGTCGACAATCCGATCGCGCAATCGGTCGCGAATCAGGCGGCCGCGGCGTATCGCGCGAATCCGGATATCCGTGTCGTCTTTGCGCCTTACGACGAGTTTGCGCGCGGCGCGAAGCTCGCCGCGGACGAAGCGAGGCTGTCGTCGAAGATCCGCATCTACAGTGCCGACATCTCGACGGCCGACATCGAGGCGATCCGCGCGCCGAACAGCGCGTGGGTCGCGACGGCCGCGACCAATCCCGCGGTCGTCGGCGCCGTGTCGGTGCGCGCGGCGGCACTGCTGGTCGCCGGCCAGGACCCGGGCGCGCGCATCGCGGTCAAGCCGACACTGATCACGCGCGACGATCTCGTGAAAAACGACATTCGCACCGTGGCCGAACTCGGCGCGAAGTTTCCTGCGTTCCGCGCGAGCGACGCGGCGACTGCCGCATGGATTCCGGCGGCCGACTGA
- a CDS encoding ABC transporter permease yields MKIVTSSVDHHAAPVERPRAAAARIRDALERTGILLVLIFLVIGFALREPAFLNVDNLFSILQSVSIVALLGIGVTITLAAGGFDLSVGSVAATAQMAASYVLVVWHGSTLAAVIACVTLGVAAGLFNGVLITRLRVPDQLATLGTLFLMAGLQLIPTGGRSLATGSVLPDGTDATGVFPDAFLALGRLRVFDVVPLPVLLLAAVTAATCVAMEATRWGRVIYAIGGNETAARLAGAPAARYRGAAYVVSGAIASLGGVLIAARVGRGDVSAGHSLLLDAVAAALIGYAVWGAKRPNVFGTVVGAVFVGVLLNGLTMLNAPYYMQDFIKGALLVLALAFTFGIGRRTDARA; encoded by the coding sequence ATGAAAATCGTGACTTCTTCCGTCGACCACCATGCCGCGCCGGTCGAACGGCCGCGTGCCGCAGCAGCCCGCATTCGCGATGCCCTCGAGCGCACGGGCATCCTGCTGGTGCTGATCTTCCTGGTGATCGGATTTGCGCTCAGGGAACCGGCGTTCCTGAACGTCGACAATCTGTTCAGCATCCTGCAGTCGGTGTCGATCGTCGCGTTGCTCGGCATCGGCGTGACGATCACGCTCGCGGCCGGCGGTTTCGACCTGTCGGTCGGCAGCGTGGCCGCGACCGCACAGATGGCCGCCAGCTATGTGCTGGTCGTGTGGCACGGCAGCACGCTGGCGGCGGTGATCGCCTGCGTGACGCTTGGCGTGGCCGCCGGGTTGTTCAACGGCGTGCTGATTACGCGCCTGCGCGTGCCGGACCAGCTCGCGACGCTCGGCACGCTGTTCCTGATGGCCGGCCTGCAATTGATTCCGACCGGCGGCCGTTCACTCGCGACCGGCTCGGTGCTGCCCGACGGCACGGATGCGACCGGCGTGTTCCCCGACGCTTTTCTTGCGCTTGGCCGGCTGCGCGTGTTCGACGTGGTGCCGTTGCCGGTGCTGCTGCTCGCAGCGGTCACGGCAGCGACCTGCGTCGCGATGGAGGCGACCCGGTGGGGCCGCGTGATCTATGCGATCGGCGGCAACGAGACGGCCGCGCGGCTTGCCGGTGCGCCCGCCGCGCGCTACCGGGGCGCCGCGTATGTCGTATCGGGTGCGATCGCGTCGCTCGGCGGCGTATTGATCGCCGCGCGGGTCGGTCGCGGCGACGTGAGCGCCGGCCATTCGCTGCTGCTCGATGCGGTGGCCGCCGCGCTGATCGGTTATGCAGTATGGGGCGCGAAGCGGCCCAACGTGTTCGGTACGGTCGTCGGCGCGGTATTCGTCGGCGTGCTGCTCAACGGGCTGACGATGCTGAACGCGCCGTACTACATGCAGGATTTCATCAAGGGGGCGCTGCTCGTGCTCGCGCTGGCGTTCACGTTCGGCATTGGCCGCCGTACGGATGCGCGCGCGTGA